GCACGGAGACCGGGACCTTCACCGACGAGGACGCCGCACGTACGGCGTTGCGGGCGGCCGGACCACGCCGCATCGTGGCCGTCGTCCGCGACGAACACCGCCACCCCTGGATGGCAGCGGCCCTCGACACCCTGCTCGCGGCCCGCCCTGACACGATCGTCGTCGAAATGGGCCTCCCCCAGGCCACCCCGCGAGGCGCCCTCCACCTCGCCACCCACGGCGCGGCCCGTGTCTGCGGCCGGGCGGCAGCGGAGATCATCGCGGGCGCGTAGAGACACCACGAAGGCGCCGGGCCCCTGTTCAGGAGCCCGGCGCCTTTCCCGTGCGATGCGGGCCGCGCCCCTGAATTCCCTTAAATCCCCTGCCAGTCAGGCTTGTTGGCATAGGTATGGCGGAAGTACTCCGCGAGCTTCAACTTGGACGCGGCGGCCTCGTCGACCACCACCGTCGCGTGCGGGTGCAACTGGAGCGCGGAGGCCGGGCACACGGCCGCCACCGGTCCCTCGACGGTCGCCGCGATCGCGTCCGCCTTGCCCTCGCCGGTCGCCAGCAGCACCAGGTGCCGCGCCTCCAGGATCGTCCCGATGCCCTGCGTGATCACGTGCTGCGGCACCTGCTCGATGTCCCCGTCGAAGAAGCGGGCGTTGTCGATCCGGGTCTGCTCGGTCAGCGTCTTGATCCGCGTCCGCGAGGCCAGCGACGAGCACGGCTCGTTGAACCCTATGTGTCCGTCGGTCCCGATCCCGAGCAACTGCAGATCCACCCCTCCGGCCTCGGCCAACGCCCTGTCGTACGCCTCGCACGCCCCCGGCACGTCCTCGGCCGTGCCGTCCGGCCCCATGAACGCGTCCATTCCGATCCCCAGCGGCTCGAGCACCTCGCGCCGCAGGACCGAGCGGTACGACTCCGGGTGCTCGGCCGGCAGCCCCACGTATTCGTCGAGCTGCGCGATCCGCGCCCGCGAGGCATCCACGGCACCGGCACGCACCTTCGCGGCCAGCGCCTGATAGATAGGCAGCGGCGTCGAGCCGGTGGCCACGCCGAGCAGGGCGTCGGGCTTGCGCCGGAGCAGCTGCGCCATGGCCTCGGCGATCAGCTCGCCGCCCGACCTGGCGTCCGGAACTATGACAACTTCCACGCTGGGCCTGCCGATCTGAAAGACATGTGGTGTAGACCAATCTAACAGAATCGGCCCACCCGGCCGAGATGCTGCCATCAACGTCTGTCCAGGTCCCCCTAGCTCTGTGAACCTCCCGTAACGTCCACCCAGCTCCCCGTCACCCACCGTCCCCCGTCCGACGCCAGGAACGCCACCACATCCGCCACGTCGGCCGTCTCCCCCACCCGGCCCAGCGCGGACAGCGCCGCCAGCTGCTCCCGCGCGTCCTCGCTCGCGTGCAGCAGTTCATATGTGCCGTCGGTGGCTATGACCCCCGGCGCCACCGAGTTCACGGTGATGTTCCGAGGGCCCAGCACCTTGGACAGGTACTGGGAGAAGACGTCCAGAGCGCCCTTCGTCATGGCGTACGCAATGGCGTTCGGCATCTTCGCGCTCCGGGCCAGCCCCGACGAGACGTTGATGACCCGGCCGCCGTCGCGCAGGCGGGTCATGCCGTGCTTGACGAGGAGGAAGGGCGCCTTCACGTTCACCGCGAAGACCCTGTCGTACTCCGCCTCGTCGATCTCCTCGATCGGCCGGGTGTTGCCGATGCCGGCGTTGTTCACCAGGATGTCCAGCCCGTCCGCGTGCCGGTCGAACTCCTCCCACAGGGCCTCGGCGTCCCCGGGCGCCCCCAGCTCCACGCCGATCGCGAAGGCCGAGCCACCCGCCGCCTCGATCGCGGCGACTGTCTCCTTCGCCGCCGCCTCGTTCCTGCCGTAGTGCACCGCGACCCGTGCGCCGTCGCGTCCGAGCCGCTCCGCGATCCCGCGTCCGATGCCCCTGCTCGCCCCGGTGACCAGAGCCGTCCTGCCCGCAAGCACGCCCATGTCGGCGCCTCCTTCGCAATTCCCTAGCGGTCGCTACAGAAAAGACCGTACAACACGTCGGCGACATTTCTCTAGCACCCGCTATACAATTCACTCCATGGTGAGCAGCGAGGGCACGAAGGCGCAGGTCAAGCCCGTATCCAAGCCCCGAGGCCGCCCCCGCTCCTTCGACCGCGAGACCGCCCTGGAGAAGGCGCTCCTCGCCTTCTGGCAGCACGGCTACGAGGCCACCTCGGTCTCCGACCTCACACGCGTGATGGACATCGGCGCCCCGAGCCTCTACGCGGCCTTCGGTGACAAGCGGTCACTGTTCGAGGAAGTCGTCCGGGAGTACAGCGCGAAGTACGGCTCCTTCGGCGACCGCGCCCTCGCCGAGGAACCCACCGCCCGCGCCGCGGTCGAGCGCACGCTGCGCGAGGCCGCCGTCGAGTACACCGACCCCGCCCACCCGTACGGATGTCTCGTCATCCACGCGGCCATCAACTGCACGACCTCCGAGGTCGAGGGGTCCCTCCGTGAGCGGCGCAACGCCACCGTCGCCGCGTTCGAGCGCCGCATCCGGGCGGACGTCGCCGCGGGCCTGCTCCCGGCCGGCACCGACGCCGCCGCCCTCGCCCGGCACACCGGAGCGATGCTCCAGGGCATGTCCCAACAGGCGCGCGACGGCGCGAGCCGCGAGGAGTTGGAGGCGCTCGCGGAAATTGCCATGGCCATCTGGCCCCGCACAGGAACCCGTACGGGTTAGGCTGCTTGAGAAAGCCTCAACAACAAACAGCCTCCAACGCATGGACACACATAGTGGTCTAGTCCACAATGCGTAGAGGTGGCTGAAGCAGAGACAGCCGAAGCAGAGACAACTGAAGACGAACAGGCTTCCGTCCTCCCCGCACAGGAGGGCGGACCGAGGAACCGGAGCTCTCTGCCCTGACTGCCCCGGCTCCTCATCCTTCGGCCGACCGGGACCGCACACCCCACGGCCGATATTGCTCCGGGCTGCGGTGCCGGGAGGGTTGAGGGTCCCTCTCAGGCGCCGCGGCCCGCGGGTGTCTTCCGGGCCGGTCGTATTTTCAGGCCGGTCCCCTTGCCCGGGTACGCTCGCACATGTGCCCTCCATGAACGAACTGGTCCGCCAGCACACCGCCCTCGACGTCTCCGACCTCGAGTGGCTGCACCTGCTGGTCTCGGAGTGGCAGCTGCTCTCCGACCTCTCCTTCGCCGACCTCGTCCTGTGGGTCCCCACCCGCGACGGCACCCGGTACGTCTCGGTCGCCCAGATGCGCCCCAACACCGGCCCCACCTCGTACCAGGACGACATGGTCGGCCACCTCGTCCCGCGCGGCCGCCGGCCCATGCTGGACGCCGCCCTGGACGAGGGCCGGATCGTGCGCGAGGGCGACCCGGAGTGGCGCGAGGAGGTCCCGGTCCGCGTCGAGTCGATTCCCGTACGACGGGAGGGCCGCGTCCTCGGCGTCATCGCGCGCAACACCAACCTCCTCACCGTGCGCACCCCGAGCCGCCTGGAGCTGACGTATCTCCAGAGCGCCTCGGACCTCGCGCAGATGATCGCGGCCGGCTCCTTCCCGTTCGCGAACCAGCAGGTCGACATGGACGCCTCGCCCCGCGTCGGCGACGGCCTGATCCGCCTCGACGCGGAGGGCCTCGTCCAGTACGCCTCTCCGAACGCCCTGTCCGCCTACCACCGCCTCGGCCTCGCCTCCGACCTCGTCGGCCACCACCTCGGCAAGACCACCGCCGAACTCGCCCCGACCCACGGACCAGTGGACGAGGCGCTCGCCAAGGTCGCCAGTGGCTGGGCGCCGCGCGAGTTCGAGATCGAGTCGCCCTACGGGGTGATCCAGTTCCGCGCGATCCCGCTCAAGCCCAAGGGCACCCGGATCGGGTCACTGGTCCTGCTCCGGGACGTCACCGAACTGCGCCGCCGCGAGCGCGAGTTGATCACCAAGGACGCGACGATCCGGGAGATCCACCACCGCGTCAAGAACAACCTCCAGACG
The nucleotide sequence above comes from Streptomyces sp. NL15-2K. Encoded proteins:
- the nagB gene encoding glucosamine-6-phosphate deaminase, with product MEVVIVPDARSGGELIAEAMAQLLRRKPDALLGVATGSTPLPIYQALAAKVRAGAVDASRARIAQLDEYVGLPAEHPESYRSVLRREVLEPLGIGMDAFMGPDGTAEDVPGACEAYDRALAEAGGVDLQLLGIGTDGHIGFNEPCSSLASRTRIKTLTEQTRIDNARFFDGDIEQVPQHVITQGIGTILEARHLVLLATGEGKADAIAATVEGPVAAVCPASALQLHPHATVVVDEAAASKLKLAEYFRHTYANKPDWQGI
- a CDS encoding SDR family oxidoreductase — translated: MGVLAGRTALVTGASRGIGRGIAERLGRDGARVAVHYGRNEAAAKETVAAIEAAGGSAFAIGVELGAPGDAEALWEEFDRHADGLDILVNNAGIGNTRPIEEIDEAEYDRVFAVNVKAPFLLVKHGMTRLRDGGRVINVSSGLARSAKMPNAIAYAMTKGALDVFSQYLSKVLGPRNITVNSVAPGVIATDGTYELLHASEDAREQLAALSALGRVGETADVADVVAFLASDGGRWVTGSWVDVTGGSQS
- a CDS encoding TetR/AcrR family transcriptional regulator, with translation MVSSEGTKAQVKPVSKPRGRPRSFDRETALEKALLAFWQHGYEATSVSDLTRVMDIGAPSLYAAFGDKRSLFEEVVREYSAKYGSFGDRALAEEPTARAAVERTLREAAVEYTDPAHPYGCLVIHAAINCTTSEVEGSLRERRNATVAAFERRIRADVAAGLLPAGTDAAALARHTGAMLQGMSQQARDGASREELEALAEIAMAIWPRTGTRTG
- a CDS encoding PAS domain-containing sensor histidine kinase — translated: MPSMNELVRQHTALDVSDLEWLHLLVSEWQLLSDLSFADLVLWVPTRDGTRYVSVAQMRPNTGPTSYQDDMVGHLVPRGRRPMLDAALDEGRIVREGDPEWREEVPVRVESIPVRREGRVLGVIARNTNLLTVRTPSRLELTYLQSASDLAQMIAAGSFPFANQQVDMDASPRVGDGLIRLDAEGLVQYASPNALSAYHRLGLASDLVGHHLGKTTAELAPTHGPVDEALAKVASGWAPREFEIESPYGVIQFRAIPLKPKGTRIGSLVLLRDVTELRRRERELITKDATIREIHHRVKNNLQTVAALLRLQARRIESDRGREALEEAVRRVGSIAIVHETLSQNLDERVEFDEIADRVLAMVAEISPGKVAGRRTGRFGILDAEVATPLSMVLTEILQNALEHGFREGDTGTVEVSAVRGGNTKEARLLVTVQDDGVGLPEGFDPHTGGNLGLQIVRTLVEGELGGTFDMVPAPDGGTRVILDIPVGANK